One genomic window of Gossypium hirsutum isolate 1008001.06 chromosome D11, Gossypium_hirsutum_v2.1, whole genome shotgun sequence includes the following:
- the LOC107911404 gene encoding uncharacterized protein has protein sequence MCEEEWRIRGELESEIERDLEEEIKDGIYHLAFRLHRLYQHKRERNADDISESGHKQKDKTPSEVNICIKMEGGTKIEIKETKKEAPNDGKGQPIRPRSSRSRNGKGMLGSKSNGKKFDWAKSLRAGTDPEAKVPCNGGGFSMNRNLENTRRKLVSATGSVLRKGNIGVNNKVLELGWKW, from the coding sequence ATGTGCGAAGAGGAGTGGAGAATTCGAGGCGAGCTTGAAAGTGAAATAGAAAGAGATTTGGAAGAAGAGATTAAAGATGGAATATACCATCTGGCATTTAGATTGCACCGCCTTTATCAGCACAAAAGAGAAAGGAATGCTGATGACATATCAGAATCTGGGCATAAACAAAAAGACAAAACACCTTCTGAGGTGAATATTTGTATAAAAATGGAGGGTGGAACCAAGATAGAGATAAAAGAGACAAAGAAAGAAGCTCCTAATGATGGAAAAGGTCAGCCTATTCGACCCCGTAGTTCAAGATCAAGAAATGGTAAAGGCATGCTTGGGTCTAAATCCAATGGTAAGAAGTTTGATTGGGCTAAGAGTCTGAGAGCAGGGACTGACCCTGAAGCTAAGGTACCATGCAATGGAGGGGGCTTCAGCATGAATCGTAACCTTGAAAACACGAGGAGAAAATTGGTCAGTGCCACAGGCTCAGTGCTGAGAAAAGGAAATATTGGTGTAAATAACAAGGTTCTTGAGCTGGGATGGAAGTGGTAA